In a genomic window of Actinomadura rubteroloni:
- a CDS encoding acyl carrier protein, with product MAEPTFTMMDLMEILVAKVGLPRDAVTEDEGATLADVDLDSLALLQLTAEVADRYGVDIGDGRTDATFGELLGLVNEGLSEHAR from the coding sequence ATGGCCGAACCGACATTCACCATGATGGACCTGATGGAGATCCTGGTCGCCAAGGTGGGGCTGCCGCGCGACGCGGTGACCGAGGACGAGGGCGCGACCCTCGCCGACGTGGACCTGGACTCGCTGGCGCTGCTGCAGCTCACGGCGGAGGTCGCCGACCGGTACGGCGTCGACATCGGGGACGGGCGGACGGACGCGACCTTCGGGGAGCTGCTGGGGCTCGTCAACGAGGGACTGAGCGAGCACGCGCGATGA